From the Coffea eugenioides isolate CCC68of chromosome 1, Ceug_1.0, whole genome shotgun sequence genome, the window GCAGGGCCATCAGGGCTGGCAGTTGGAGCTTGCCTGAAGGAACAAGGAATTCCCTTTGTCATCCTGGAAAAAACTGATTGCATTGCATCTTTGTGGCAGAAACGCACTTATGATCGCCTAAAGCTTCATCTTCCTAAGCAATTCTGCCAACTTCCTAAGTTCCCCTTCCCTGATCATTACCCTGAGTACCCcaacaagaaacagttcatTGACTACATAGAATCATATGCCACCCACTTTGATATCAACCCTCAATTCAATGAGTGTGTGCAATCAGCTAAGTACGATGAGGCCTGCCGTTTGTGGAGAGTCAAGACAGTTTCTACCAATGGTTCCACCCGCTCTGAAGTCGAGTACTTCTGCCAGTGGCTTGTGGTAGCAACCGGGGAAAACGCAGAGCGCATGGTGCCTGACATTGATGGTCTGAAAGAATTTGGAGGCGAGGTCTTGCATGCCTGTGATTACAAGTCTGGCGAAAAATTCCGTGGCAAGAAAGTTCTTGTTGTTGGATGTGGCAATTCGGGGATGGAAGTTTCTCTCGATCTTTGCAACCATGAAGCTCAACCTTCAATGGTTGTTCGCAGCTCGGTGAGTTTTctggttcaaaatttttattttactttgtCATTGATCAATATATTCCAAAATGTTGTGTGTCTGACGAGCTTTGCTCTGCTTCTGTTTCTTCAGGTTCATGTCTTGCCTAGAGAAATATGCGGCAGATCAACATTTGAACTAGCCATGTTTATGCTGAAATGGCTACCACTTTGGCTGGTTGATAAACTCCTGCTGGTTCTGGCATGGTTCATTCTCGGAAACATAGAGAAATACGGGCTAAAACGACCATCACTTGGTCCCCTGCAGCTCAAAAACACTAAAGGAAAAACACCTGTCCTGGACATTGGTGCATTGGAAAAGATTAGATCAGGGGAAATCAACGTAGTCCCTGGAATCAGGAGGTTCTCATGCGGCATGGTTGAACTTGTTGATGGTGAAATGCTGAATATTGATGCTGTTGTTTTGGCTACAGGATACAGCAGCAATGTTCCCTACTGGCTACAGGTGAGAGATACATATTACTTCGTCGTCATTACAagaattttttataaataaaaaaaaagtataataCAAATTCAGAAGCTTCTCTTTAAACAAAGTGCTGACttagtttgataaattttgatGTGCAGGAGGCTGAATTCTTCTCTAAGGATGGATTTCCAAAATCATCATTCCCAAATGGCTGGAAAGGGAAGGATGGGTTATATGCAGTTGGGTTCACAAGGAGAGGGCTTTCTGGAGCATCTGCAGATGCTACGAAAATAGCACAAGATATTGGCAAAGTCTGGAAAGAGGACTTGAAGCAGAAAAAGCAAAAAGTTCCTACTCACAGGCGTTGCATTTCACAGTTTTGATCACCGGAGCTTAGGAATTCCCTGACCTTGATAATTCTCTGACTCCTTCGCCATTTCCAAATAAGGCAAAGAGACTTTGACTCTGTGTATGATATAACTGTGTATGTAGAAGATACATAAACAATGCAGATAGCACATAGAGACTAGCCAGCCCTCTCCTGATAGCCCATGTGTTTTAGTATGTCGGGCATTTTGTATACTGAGGATGATGAggcttttcattttctttttcttttttttccaccAATTTCACAACTTTCCTCCAAGAGCTTCATGAAGTATGTAAAATCATTCAATGACAAGTTACAATGGAAAATCATCTTCGACTATTCAATTTGTCCATTTTGaacttcctttctttctttgttcttctttatcattattattattattatttaagaTACAATCATTCGCGCATCAATTTATGGTACACAAATttggaggaagaaaagagaagcaTGAAGACCAAGTCCTTTTTCAGCGTATTGATTTCTAAATGATCAGTTAGCAAGAACATAGGAAGTGAAGTGGGGAACTGTTTACAGCAATCTGAGTTGGAGACTTAGACTGAAGCTAATCGACAGTAGGAACGTCCTCTTCGAATCAATCAATCAATTGCTTTCAGGTGCTACATCAAAGCCCTTGTCAAAATTTGATGCCTTGATAGCAATAACCTATAACCAAAGCCAAACTCGGCCTTGGCCATTATTATCTCAATCCCCATGGTCACATCCCCAATCCAAGTTGAGCTTATAATACAACATAATATAATGTTACTTCAGCTACATTCCTAAACCAATTTGTTTTCCAAGCTCCAGAAGCAATGAACTTTTTATCAGCAACTTGCTGTTGAACGTCAAGCGAGTAGGGATGAATACGCTAAATTTAAGAAGGTCTGCCCATTTAATCGTCAGTGGTTTAAACTCTTTGAGTTTGACTCTGCATGTGAATGAAACAGCAAAATTTCTGTTGGGGTTGCACACGGAAGGACTTGCGCAGCCGTGTGTTGGTGTAAAAATCTTATCTGTAAAGCGCAATCAACATTCATTAGTTCAAAACACCCGAGTGATCTAAGAGAATAAAAAGACTCAACCTCCTCATTGTGGGTTTCAATCAAAGACCCGAGTGATCTAATTTGCCTCAAAGGGATCAGAATGGGGAGGCTGGATTCAATGACAAAAATGGTTGCACCCTTTTATCAGAAAGGTGATCAAGAACTGGCTTGGGCCAAATTGAATCACAATTCACACGGCATAATGGTGGATTTTCAAAGATTTCAAACGACCAATTTTACTATTTGCCACAAAGGGAATAAAAAGGTTTAGGTGTAATGCTTATGAGCTGGATTACTGGGCAAGGTCACAAATAGTTTGTCCTGCTGTCAGGAAGGGATCCAAAACAAAAGTAGTTTGGGCATAATTGTTGCCACACATGGCGTCGCCCGGACTTGAACCGGAGACCTTCAGTGTGTTAGACTGACGTGATAACCAACTACACCACGACACCAGATGTTTGAACGGCTGTCTTATCCTGCTAAGGAATCATAACTGAGATGATAAAGCGTGTTTTTTGGAAAAgcaaaaatatattatatattagtCTTGTGTAATATGATGCGTTGACTTTGTGAGTTTTTGCTTTGTAATCTAACATGACTTCTAAGTGCTTTCACTTATAATAATATGATCTATGAGTCCTTGTTTACATGACTGGGGTTTTCAAAGTTCTATATAACAAACGCTATCTAGAGACTTAACACGTTAGAGAAGAAGTTggtgaaaagaaaatttatccCTCGCGGTTCATGCTAAAAGAGTTAGGGACAAAGATGAATTCAATTCCAATGTTTTATTTACGAGTGCTAtttatccttcatttttctCATAGTTAAGTGAAACATACCACGTGGTTCTCCATGCCATGGGATCAAAATGCTACTCTGTATTCGCTAAGGCGGCCCCATTTCAGAGTTCAACTCTTCATTGTaatcatggttcaaagtcgtggTCGCGGTCGTGCCCGAACTGTTCCACATTGGTTTCTGTATATCGGTCGCGGTTTCGATGAGACGCCAATTTTAAAacatttaatatttttaaaattgtgactaatattaaaaaaaatatgataaacaaaaattattaaaaaaatagtaaaaataataaaaatttgaattgattCGAGATAACTCGGAATGATTCGATTGTTTTTATCCATTTCGAAAACGTTTCGGCTGAGTTCTCGATAATTCATTATTTCGAAATCATCGCATCTCGGTATCGTATCGGAAAGTTCCACTCCAGTGACTGCTCGGCCAAGTCTTTGAACCATGATTGCAACGAGGCATCGTCAGATCAATCCCTCTCTTTCTTTCGAACCTCAAAATTGCAGCTTCAACGTCTGACCTCGTTTTCATGTCTTCATCTACTTTGGCATTATTCTCACCACTGCTTTGGCTGCTTCTTGTTCTCGACATCCCTACTAAGGTGAGCTGAAATCACCAAGTTCACCACATGGGTTGCACTTACCCCTTTCGTTCTGGCAGTGGAGGCTGTCTCCTGATTTTGGTTTTTCTGAATCCCAAACAGTGGCTTTTGTTTTAGTCCGAGGCTTTaatcctttctcttttttttttcccctttctgaTTGATCAATGGACAACATTTACATTACTCCTACTCGAAGGAGCCAACTGGCCCAAGGGAGGATTACAACAGGTAACCGATGACCGGACTTTCATCTTATGTTTAAGCTCGTGACATTTGTTTGACTCGAGGTCCTTTGTCGGGCCTAATGTTGCAATTTATGGGACGAGAGATCTAAATAATATGGGACAAGTAGGCCAGGCAAGCCTGAAGGGTTTTGGACTGCATATATTTTAAGCCGTCTTACATTTACATCAACCAGCCCAACCCAGAGATGCATCGActtgttttttctctctttcggTTGCAAACGTACAGACTAATCTTCCCTACTTGTTGAAAACCCCATGTGTTTCGTCTGGATTGATAGTACTCAGGGATCCAATATACCCCTATGTTTTCGTCTCACTATTGCCCTCGTATTTAATGACCCTAGTTGCTCCTCGTCATAATGATGGTTTCATTCAAACCATCCCAACGcctaggcctgtcaacgggtcgggtctagacccggatccggaccggatccgtgaaattattgcgggtatggatagggatttaattccgtttcccaggtccggatccggatccgttttgtcaaacaaaaaacgggtcggatacggaatatagtattccgacccgtattagacccggatccggatataaatgaattaataatttaaaaaatatatatttatcaatataatttgattagggtgatgtattttaataaagttaatttgatttcttttcttatttggttttttctttgcattagttagaaattagtttacaaatatatttttttctcatttttattagaaattataaattttggtaaatttgttcgggtagacccggatccggatccgggacccaccggatccggatccggaacatagaataaaagacccgtcgggtaaacggggtcggatccggatccggcaaAGTAATTCGGGcccgggtccggaataatgaattccggcccggacccggcccgttgacagccctaccAACGCCCTTTGGAAGTGGTTCACTTTTCCAGTAAAGTGGCACGCTTTTAATAATGAAGCGTGCGTAGATAAATTTCTTAATTCCTAACAATGTGTAACTATTTATTCTTTATTTAACACAGTGCTAATGTTCTATAGTCAAAAGGCTAATACTTTCAAGTATGAAGAGGTATTAAAGTGGTACATTAAACTAATAGCCTTTTTCTTAAGTGTATCAATTTGAGAATAATTTGTTTTAAGGTTAATCACAATAAAATGGTAGGTTTTGCACATTTTTTCttagatgaagtgattttttttttgggctatACATTTGATATTACTATTTATAAGGTTTCAAATCTTTATTGAACTGAAGATGAGGGGTGGAAGGTAGATTATttagaatattatttgaaataattactttaatattttttgtgttgtaatatatatgagataaaaagataaataaaaaaataaaaaatacgtTCAAAGATATAATTATGATACAAACAAATAAGTTTTGAACTAATAGTTGCTCTCTCTTTAGTGCTTTGGGAGAATGCAAAGTGATCGTTTAGCAGAAGCCTCCACATCAGTCATTAAAGGGTTACACTCGGCCCATTCCACATAGTAAGCTGGGGGTTTGCGAGTGTGGATTAACTGGCTAGAGAGCCCAAGTGGCCCTAGAGCCTTCGCTTCCGCTATTCAGTCACTTCAAAGCCCCGTTTGGTGACAAGCCCACGCTACTGAGCTCGGCGACTGGCCATGACTTCAGTAATTTATTAATAAATCTAGTCCTTCTTCGAGGAAGACGATGTGGGATATGGCTTGGAAACTAAAAGTGAACCTGACCGTGAAACTGGCCAAATAATTACGAGCAGAAAAGTGCATCAAGAACGAGGAGAAGAAGAACACCAGCAGAGGGCTTAAGTTCTTCAATGGCTGGCGCGTCTCATCTGATTACTACTCCTCCCCGAGGAGGCTTCAGCTTTCTCACTTTTTCTTCTCAACCTCACAGTCTCCCGCATTTTCACATCCCCAATTCTTGCGCTTTCTTCAACACCAGCTCTGTGACACCGCTCAGCAGCAAATCAAGAATCGACTTTTATGGCCCCAGAAGAGTTGGGAAGACCACTAAGGTTCGAGCCATGGCGGCTTCTTTCGGGTCCCGATTAGAGGAGACTGTGAAAACGACTATCACCGAAAACCCAGTTGTGGTTTACTCCAAAACCTGGTGCTCGTGAGTGTATCTCAGCTGTAACTCTTGTTGATATCATTTGAAGGTTAAATTTTGTTACTAGTTTTTATGGAATTTTGAAATGGCGTAGTGGTGGATTTTGTCATGAAGGTACTCTTCTGAGGTGAAGACTTTGTTGAAGAAGCTTGGTTGCGAACCACTTGTTATTGAACTGGACCAATTGGGTAGGTTTCTCGGGCCTTCTTTCACTTATATCTGCAAATTTAAAGATGATAGTTTCCTTTGCTTCTGTCCTGTATATGCTTTGAAGAATTCTTCTGGATACCATCCTATTTTAGTAAACCCGGTTTAGCatttcccccccccccaaatttttgaatttttgctcCGCCTTCCTTCATTATACGGAATAAGAAGCAAAAGTTGAAACCTTTTACTACCTCAACAGTTAGAAAGTCGATACCTGAATCATACAAGCTTGAGCTTTTTGACAACAGAGAATGAAAATGGACTTTTAGGGCTGTCTGGTTATATCGGTGGCTCACATTGCGCATCATAATCGTTTTCAACATGTGAATTTGTGGCTGAATTGTGTGTATGGCAGTTATATTAGGAGCGGAAGACAATCCTGCTGTAATTTCATCTATCATCAAGGCTGTAGTTTTGGCAGTTTCGCTCCTGAGAAAGATTGATTTTTGTTCTAGCTGGTACTTTTAGGTCTGCAGTAATTACTAAAAATATTATTGTTTCTCACTAAAATTCTCATATTACTTTGATCTCAGTACATTGTAGTTCTTGGGGGTTTTGGTGAAGTTCTTTAGACTACTTGTATATGGTTGTTGTTGTTTATGGATTCATCTGGTAATATCTTGTCATTGATGGCATTCAGGGAAAAGATTCTAGAAGATATTGAGTTCTTCTTCTTGTAGAAATAAGGAcaaagaagaaataaaatatcAAACTTGAAGCAGAATTTTAGCATGTTAAATCttggtttttcttttattcCATGATGCAGATGAGTTCTGCTATGGTGAAGGTTGtatactttttttaaaaaaagaaaaaggaacctTGATCTTTTAAGTTCAGATTCATGTATTGTTCTTGCTTCCAGGACCTCAAGGACCACAACTGCAGAAGGTGCTAGAAAGGCTTACTGGACAACATACTGTTCCTAATGTATTCATTGGTAAGCTTTGCAAGTGCTGCTGTCTTGCAACATCCTAGCACATGGATATATTTTTACAGTCAAATTTTGCGATGTTTTGCTCTGTTGAGTGACCTAACCGTTGTGCATACAAATAACATTAAGCATGTTATAGCTGTTTTCTGAGGAAAAAGTTACCATGCCATGTTACACCTAAGAGATAAGAATGGTATAAGCGAAAGCATTTTCCAGGACTATGATGATAatgtatttaaattttttttatgaaagaTTGGGGAGTAAATACCAGTCAATAAGAAAAGACAAATTTAACCATATAAATGAGATTCATTTCTTTCTCCTAATTTTAGTCTTTCTTTACATATTTTTAGCTAGCAATTCAATCAAATGagtgcttttctctttttttcaggCGGCGAACATATTGGTGGTTGCACAGGTATGGCATTTGAAAATTCTCCCTTCAGTAATGAATATGTTGCACTTATAATGGAAAAAGTGAAATTCATGTAGTCCGGTGTTCATTTCTGCATGTTTTGACAGGGTTATTCATGTGCTGACTTCTGCATGCTTTTACCATATCATTGTCCTGATGTAGATTCTCTGTACTAAGGACCACTACTCTTCAGCAATTTTGGAACACTTGAACCTATTAATTTGAGATTTGCATTCTAGGGTGGATTTTCCAGCAATCAATTTTATGCTTATGCTTTTGTTTCCTAATATCAACTCTTAAGCGAGAGTAATTTGAATCTTTGAATTGAAACCAATGGATGAGAAGAAGGTTCAAAGGCTAAAATAGGGGTATTTGATGTTCTAATGAATCATTAGATGAGTGGTAGAGTTTCTTAGAGTGCATAATGTTCAAGTTAGGAAGAAGATCACTTGCTGCATTTTGTTAAGTGAAATAAACTTGGATTGATGCGTGATTAATTTTGTAACTCATTTGGAGGTTTATGCCTGACGGAAGTTTTTAATTCCTGAAGTGAAATAGCAGCAGAAAAGGCTTGATTTGGTTTTCTCTTGTTGTCTCATGGTGCAGATACTGTTAAGCTACACCGGAGAGGAGAACTTGAATCCTTGTTATCAGAAGCTAGCGCCAAGAAGACAGAAATCTAGTTTCTATAATCACCTTCCTGACTCCCTCTGACTTGACGAGAAAACATGCCATGTATCTTCTTGAATTTCATAGCTCTGAGTGTAAAACATATTCTTGTCTCTGTCGACAGAAACAGAAGTTCAGTTTGAATAAAAAAGATCAGTTATTGGGTAAACAGAGTTGATCAAGTCCAAAATAATTATCGTTTGGCTATAATTCTACCCACGCCATGGTACTTCCATCATATCTCATATTGCTCATGCAGTTTCATCCCATGGCCACTAAAACCGCTTGTGTGTTGTAATGAAAACACGAAGAAGGATAGTCTTATGGTGCCAGAGATGTGGGGTTTGATCAAAATCGCAACTTTGCAGGTGCAGAATTGAACAGTGCTCTCTTTTGTGTTTCATTGCGTCACCTTTTGGTGATATCGACATTTAAGAACTCTCTCCACATGTACGGCCTCCCAAGAAAGCAACTGCATTCTTGACTTGATGTCATCTGTTGCTCATGTATACTATAAGCTTTGTTTTCGAGGGTTGCTACATTTTCTGCTGATGTTATCCTAAGTCCCTTCATTCTTTTGAAAGAATTAGTAAGCTTTGGTTCCAAGGGTTACTAGGGATTTCATTAATTGTTTCCCTGATCTAAGCTTGCGTGATGATTTCTTGGTAGCGCTTGTGCTAAGAGAAATTGAAGCCCCTTTCCTGCTGTGGCGCCTAAATTGTACTATTTAATCATGCCTTCGGGTAACTTTGCTAATTGTCGcagaaattttcaatttgagggacaattaatttttttcccaaaaatagcggttcgtttggattagctgttttttcaaaaataagtttttcaaatacaatgttacagtaatacacaataattcaaaaaatatttcacccaaaaatagctaattcAAACGGATTGCAAAATTGTTCATTCACATTATATCATTCTAGCATGGAGTTCTCAATATCATGACGAAGATTTTTCTTtggttcattttattttattttttaatttctccCATGTATAGTTTTGGTGATAAAATAAAACCTTAAAACAAGGGACTTGGTGAGGACTTGATGGTCGTTACAACttacaaaggaaaacaaatttccGGCGAAAGGAAAAAAGCAAAAAACAACACAAAATCCGCGCGAAGCAAAATAAGAGTCGTGGCTGAATGATGGTCACGCAAGCAACCCGAACCGAAATGAGAATGAAAACGTGCTGCTACTTGCTACTGCTATCTGGGTGGGGGCGGCCGTCGTCCAAGGCTGCCTCCGTTTAAGCCAGGAGTCTCATCTTTCTGATGCTAGCTGGTAGCTATAGCAGAAAATAACATCTACATCTCCTGCTGCCGCTCCATTCTGCCATGGCCTCAGCGGCGCAACCGTCCTACTCTTTGATTGGGTGTCCCAGTCTCAATCTCGATAAAAAATGCCTCGGATTTTCCCGCCATCTCAACAACTGTCGCAAGTTCGCCTTCTTCTTCAGTAATGTAGACCAAAGATTACTTTGTAAGGTTCAACCCCGGCGTCTTGAACCTTCGCTAATCACTTGCTTTGCCTCCAATAAGCCAGAGATCAGGTCCCTTTTGCCtactctcttcttttcttcattttcctctttttcagTTAATAAATGCATAGTGATTTTTTGGTTCGTTTTATAATTATTGCGTGTCAAGTTCTTCTTAAATTGCTTTTACATGTAATATGATGTTTGAAAGGCTACTTACATCCATTGGATTCTTTTCTACATCTCTGTCCCTGAATGGAAACATAATTTTCTTGGAAAGAAATGGGGATGTAGAAGCCATTTAACGTTTGTTAATCTCAAAAGGGAGGTAGAATGTTGGAGTACGGTGTCTAATAATTTGATGGGTTTAGATGCACATACTGCTTCTTCTCTGGAGACGTCACTTCTTCTTCTCCGGGAAACCATTTGTGACCTATGGGCCTTACTAGTTGCTCTGAAACAATTTGGACTTTCTTGTTATAATCTGAATGGAGTTCTATCAAAAATCTCTGAGGAATTCTGGAATTTTTAATGTAATGTACATGCTGCCTACGACAAACTCAAGCACAAAAATGTTTGAGGATATCATTCCCCTACTCAGAACATAGAATGCATTATGAGTCCCACATGCGACCTTTCAGAATTTCATTGTCAATGTTCATAGGTACACACGGATTGTTTAGAAAAACTAAGGGTCAAGGTACAATATGAATGTCATTTATCATCTAGTATAAGACAGTTGGAACTGGCGTATAAGCTTATCTGGATTTGATTGTGCAtatatttctttccttttttttttagtttctttgATAATGAGTGAAAAAGGACATTTCTAACTGGATGTGTTTTATGAATATTGTTATCCACGGTTTCAGTTTTACACCTGGCCTTTTCTGTTATATTCAAATGCTTTTGCATTCAGGTTCTCTTTTACATGTGAAGCCTCCTTGCAATCATCATTTTGTTTGTTATTCAGTTCTACAGCCAAAATACGAAGTGAAGTCCTCTCTCCATTTCGGTCTGTTCGGATGTTCTTTTATCTTGCCTTTGTTGCAAGTGGTGCTCTTGGAGGACTGATAGCCACCACTCAATTAATAGCTGCTCTTTCTAATCCATCAAGAGCAGCTGAAGTCCCTGATATTCTTAAAGGTCTTGGCATTGACATTGGAGCTGTATCCGTTTTTGCTTTACTTTATTACAGGGAGAACACCGCTAAAAATGCTCAGTTGGCCAAACTCTCAAGAGAGGAAAGCCTCTCAAATCTCAGAATTCGTGTGGATGAGAAGAGAATTCTTCCTGTGAGTGCTTTTAGAGGGATTGCACGTCTTGTAATCCTTGCTGGTCCTGCATCTTTTATTGCAGACTCTTTCAAAAGTAGTGAACCTTTTACTGATCGACTCGTGGAAAGGGGTGTGCTTGTAGTGCCCTTTGCTACAGATGGGAATTCACCAAGTTTTGAATTTGAAGATAGTGAGGAGCTGAAGGAGATTATTGCCAAAAGGAAAAGGCTCTGGCAACTGGCTCCTGTTTATGCCACTGAATGGTCTGAGTAAGTGACCATTTGGTGGCAAATTAATTTGAATACAAGCCATGTGCATGCACACGcattgtctctctctctctctctctctcttagtGGTGACACATGATGAGCCTCATATGTCATGGGGATTTTTTAGATATAATAAATTAATGAAGCTACTCTCATTTTGATGTTTATTTGCACTAGGTGGCTGGCTGAACAAAAGAAATTAGCGGGTGTTTCCCCTGAATCTCCTGTGTAAGTCTTCAGTAACTTATCACTTTTTTTGACCTGGTGATTACTCAAACACTAGTTTCACCTTTCTGCTCATCTCAGTTATACGTATTATTCTAGTTAAACCAGTTTCTTCATGTGTCTTTTTTGATAGACATTAATTGTTACCAATGCATGAGATGGATCATAAATTGGTATACTCTTTTTTCACAATTTAAAGAACATCTATTGGAAAGATAAGATGCTTTGCACATTGATTTAAAGGTATCTATCTCTCCGGATGGATGGCCGGGTCAGGGGAAGTGGAGTTGGTTACCCTCCCTGGAATGCATTTGTTGCACAACTGCCTCCAGTAAAGGGAATGTGGTCAGGCCTTCTTGATGGCATGGATGGAAGAGTACTTTGAGATAGGTGATTTTTACCTGatgttttaatttcttggtaCAATACCTCCTATTTACTTGCTTGAGagcttaattttttgtttttgaaatgttattttaTTCACTTTCTTCCCCCCCCCCTCCCCGGTTTTCCTCTTTGATAGGATGGCAAGATGTATTATTGGACAAAGACAAGAATTCCATTTGTTCTTTAAATAAAAGATAGGCCATAGCACTTCAATAATGGATTAGCTGCCTTATTAGTTTCCTTCATGAAATTACTCCGCTTTTTCCATTATGGATTGAGGAGCAAGGGAGTCAATGAGTGGATGTTCTCACCATTAAGCAGTGAACTTCCTGTACGGCTTAGAGGTCATGTTACTTTTTTGGTAGGTTCACTCTTCTGTGCTGTCTAAGGGATGTCTTCTGAAGGGAACAAAGAGTCCAGTGGCAGCTTCTTGTCATGGATAACTAAATAACCCAGTGGGGTTTCATCCAAGAGTAGGATTTTAATTAGCGCTGTCActcctttcttttttgtctGGTTGGAGAAGTGGAGCTTTTGTGGTAAACAAAAGTCGAAGCCAGAATTCCGGTAAATTTAACAGGCTTCTGAAGGAAATTCTTGCTATCATCCGTCCTTTGAATTTTCTTAGCAAGCCCAAACTGTAAGTAATAGTATCAAGAAATAATACACCTGTTATTGAAGTCGAAGCAGTTGGAATGCAATTATATTAGCCAAAAGACAGATAACAAcgcaattttggatttggtgtcaTTTCAAT encodes:
- the LOC113748713 gene encoding protein LOW PSII ACCUMULATION 1, chloroplastic isoform X2, translating into MASAAQPSYSLIGCPSLNLDKKCLGFSRHLNNCRKFAFFFSNVDQRLLCKVQPRRLEPSLITCFASNKPEISSTAKIRSEVLSPFRSVRMFFYLAFVASGALGGLIATTQLIAALSNPSRAAEVPDILKGLGIDIGAVSVFALLYYRENTAKNAQLAKLSREESLSNLRIRVDEKRILPVSAFRGIARLVILAGPASFIADSFKSSEPFTDRLVERGVLVVPFATDGNSPSFEFEDSEELKEIIAKRKRLWQLAPVYATEWSEWLAEQKKLAGVSPESPVYLSLRMDGRVRGSGVGYPPWNAFVAQLPPVKGMWSGLLDGMDGRVL
- the LOC113749229 gene encoding monothiol glutaredoxin-S10; translation: MAGASHLITTPPRGGFSFLTFSSQPHSLPHFHIPNSCAFFNTSSVTPLSSKSRIDFYGPRRVGKTTKVRAMAASFGSRLEETVKTTITENPVVVYSKTWCSYSSEVKTLLKKLGCEPLVIELDQLGPQGPQLQKVLERLTGQHTVPNVFIGGEHIGGCTDTVKLHRRGELESLLSEASAKKTEI
- the LOC113751857 gene encoding probable indole-3-pyruvate monooxygenase YUCCA8, yielding MFNFMDPDFLARRCVWVNGPVIVGAGPSGLAVGACLKEQGIPFVILEKTDCIASLWQKRTYDRLKLHLPKQFCQLPKFPFPDHYPEYPNKKQFIDYIESYATHFDINPQFNECVQSAKYDEACRLWRVKTVSTNGSTRSEVEYFCQWLVVATGENAERMVPDIDGLKEFGGEVLHACDYKSGEKFRGKKVLVVGCGNSGMEVSLDLCNHEAQPSMVVRSSVHVLPREICGRSTFELAMFMLKWLPLWLVDKLLLVLAWFILGNIEKYGLKRPSLGPLQLKNTKGKTPVLDIGALEKIRSGEINVVPGIRRFSCGMVELVDGEMLNIDAVVLATGYSSNVPYWLQEAEFFSKDGFPKSSFPNGWKGKDGLYAVGFTRRGLSGASADATKIAQDIGKVWKEDLKQKKQKVPTHRRCISQF
- the LOC113748713 gene encoding protein LOW PSII ACCUMULATION 1, chloroplastic isoform X1; the protein is MASAAQPSYSLIGCPSLNLDKKCLGFSRHLNNCRKFAFFFSNVDQRLLCKVQPRRLEPSLITCFASNKPEIRFSFTCEASLQSSFCLLFSSTAKIRSEVLSPFRSVRMFFYLAFVASGALGGLIATTQLIAALSNPSRAAEVPDILKGLGIDIGAVSVFALLYYRENTAKNAQLAKLSREESLSNLRIRVDEKRILPVSAFRGIARLVILAGPASFIADSFKSSEPFTDRLVERGVLVVPFATDGNSPSFEFEDSEELKEIIAKRKRLWQLAPVYATEWSEWLAEQKKLAGVSPESPVYLSLRMDGRVRGSGVGYPPWNAFVAQLPPVKGMWSGLLDGMDGRVL